CATCTTCTCTGTGTTAAGCGTAacctcgccttcttcatgCTTATTTCCTCGAGTCGttgcttcctcgtctgcatGCACGGCCTACGAACCGTCTGCGGTTGAAAACATTTGCGCGAGGGGGCGGGTCGGCATGGAGCAGGCAACTGGGCATCTTCTTGCCCTGTTGAACACAGAGTTGCTTCTCCCGAATACTCTTCTTCATTTCGCATGACACCTGCACTTGCGAGGGAGCGGCAGCTCGACTGCTGAGACTTCCTCTCCCTGGTGTCGCCGTTCTGCTACCTGCGAGGATGCCTTCTAACCGACTGTGGAATCGTGGTGAACATTCTTTGGAGTTCGTGTGCTTTCTTCCGCTGGTGCAGGCTACCCCTCTGCTAAGAAGAGGACCTACAACtggggcgagaaggcgaagcgccgccacaCGACTGGCACTGGCAGGTAGGCAGACTGCAAGTCTTACAATGAGCATTATGTTCCTGTGTCACGGCGTTTTTGATGCCTTTCTAGCATCGCCATCTCGCAGAACCGCGACTCGTCTGTGTCGTGCTCGTGTCCTCCTGCGCATGGAGGCGCGTGACCCTGAATGCAGTTTGTCGCGCAGCACTCCACACTCTTACCGCGCGCCGTGCTCTCTCGTCCTCACTTTGGCTTCTGCTTGAAGTTTCTGCGCGGCTACATTCTGTGACTCGATCGGCGGAGCATGTGCCTGCCGTTTCCAGTATCGCGTGAGCGGGATTCTGTGCAGACTTTTTTCTCGATACGTCGCTCGACTCAATCTTCGTCTTTGGCGTCCTGCTTGATTTCCCCTCTTTTCTGCTTTGCCTCTCTGGCCTCGAGCGTTCATTCTGCGCTTCTTGTTTCTTCGTTGTCGGAGTGCGTCTCGTGGTTCACTCGGCAGCGGTTGTTTCCCTTGGATGGGGTCTGCGCGTGCTCACGGTTTCTCCTGACACTTGGGGCTTGCGCTCTCTTTTTCAGATGCCGCTACTTGAAGACTttgcctcgccgcgcgaagaacCAGTTCCGTGAAGgcacgcaggcgaccgctgtgaagaagagaaagacacaGAAATAAAGGAAAAAAGTGCCGGGAGGAAGACGTGTCTCAGCGGCGGGACACCTTGCTGAGAGGCGAAGATCCACAatggagaggagaggcaggcaaGCGGCGGAACGGCGCGcccacgcgctgctgcgtgcggcTGTCGGTTGGTCggtctgcctctcgctgcgttGCCGCTTTAAGTTTCAAAGGGCACTTTTTCGTGTTCCCTTCTAGCCACTCAACTGCGAGGTCCCCGCCTCCGTGCGTCGTTCCGACTTCGTTTTCTGTCTCGACTTCTatttgtctcttcttctttctctcttcctgAGGGAGAGAAACACGGAGAACGTACCGAACTCCTTAATTCTTTGTTGCGTGAAACGCTTGAACGCCACTGTGTTAATCTTTCCAAACGTCGACTTGCGGCCGCGTACACACAGAAACCCGAGAAATAACCGGCAGAGTGGCTCCCAGCTGACGTGTCGTAAACGTTTCAGTCACGACagccgcgtccgcctgcGGAGGACACAGCCGCTACACGCGCCCGACAGATACTCGTTCCTGAATGACGTCGCAGAAAACATTTTTCGTTCGCCTGTCGGTCTGAGCACGGCTCGCACACACCAAACCGCCCGTTGCATACAGAAAGAGGAAACGGATGACGAACATCCGTTCTAAGAGGGTTTCGAGGCACGACAACTGTAGCAACGACGTGCTGCGACACCCCGCcctccctgcggcggcgttgcactctccgcgaccgcgggctCTGTCAAGGAagcatgtatatatatacatacgtcTATATACTTATATCTATccatatgtatatctatgtatagATCTACATAGTGGAACACCGATGTTGTGAGCAAAGCATGTCAAATAGCGACGGCAGACTGGCTCCCTCGCACGCCCGCCTGTCTTGGTGGAGGCCCGAGGGGCGACCCGCATGATTTGATGTTCCTAGTGGATCGATTTGCGTTCGCCTCACAAGGCTTTACGTTCCCGGAGATCTCTCTCCACTGCGCTGCCTTGACTCAGATCCTGCACACATCTGCTTCAGCTGGGCGTCGGGTGAGGAGACGGTGAGCGACTGCGGTTTTCTGTAAAACCCTCTGGAGCTTGCGCAGGAGAACACAGCAAGCTGCActgcctgcttcgccgcagcgcgcaggcCCTTCTCCCTTATTTCTGTTactccggcgcctcgcctctccccaCCAACTACTAACTCGTCTGCCGTTGCGAATCTCAGTTGGAGCTGCCGGTCGCCTCGACGGAGGAgctgtgcatgcgcctgGAGACGATGCCCCACGTCTGCCTTAGGAGGCATGTTCTTAGACTCAACGGAGctcgagaggagaaaaaTAAGGAAGGGAGCGAAGGGGAAGTCGAACGCAAGAATCCCCAAGACCGTGAGCTGctccgccgacgacgaggccgcggcggcgggtgtctccgcgactgctcgcgcctcgcgtgtctccgtctgtctctctgcatctAGGCTCTGGCGGACTCGGCCAATGAACTTCGAAATCCCGGCTTGGCTTCTTATCGAGAGATCCACACTTTAGGGCAATTGGCAACAAGCCAAAATCGATCGTCGGGGTCGGGTTTGCCAGAAAAATCACATGTAGTTTTGTGCCGTAGGAGCGACCTTCGTCCTTCGTACTTCTCGTCTTGctaaaaaaagagaaaatcCTCTCTGCACACGTCTTCCGCCGTTTCACTTGTGATGATGTTGCATCTTTTTTCCGTTTCTTCGTGCTTTGAAGAGGTTGGGAAGGGTTTCTCTACAAGGCAGCAGGCCGGAAGACGTTTGTCGACCGCTCGAGCCAGCTTTTCGCGGTCTCCTCAGTCTCCGGCATACTTTCTCTCTCTAttcttcctccctccgcggTTTCTCTTTGTCCTGCAGTCAATGAACTTCGTCTTGAAGTGCTTCAATCACCTCGCTCTTTTCTTCCGCCGTCTCAGgccttttccttttctctccaaAGACAATCCCGGTGGACTGCCTTCGCTTGCGCGAGAACTCTGGGCTTTCTTCTCGTGAAGCGGCCCCGTGCCTGTATTTTCGCACGTTTTCGACTTCTTCTTTTCCCCCTCTATTCCCCAGTTCTGTGATTCTCTCCGAAGCGactgcagctcgccgcgagaTGGAGGCACAGGGGCCCCCGTACCCTCGCAATTGGCCTGAAGGAGACTGGGAGAAAATGAGGTCATTCTGACCTCTCCGCGCACAGATGAACATCTTTCTCGTTTCCCGAGGAGGCGGTGTAGGTGGAGTCCGCCGTGATcgcgccagaggcgaaaaaaacccgcgtcacgcgcgcctccgtctgcgctcctcagctgctgcggccttcgcggaaaactggcggcctcgcctcccacCTCGTCTATTTTCGCctcccttcctctccgtcACCTTGCTACTGGCGAGCCTTTGGAGCGGGATCGACGCCTCTCGTGCCTTGTCCTCTAGCCAGGCCCGTGGAGCCCTGGCCTCCGTCCCTttcgccgcccccgccgccgcacaatGGAGACACCCTTCCCTTCGCCCGTGGTGTTCGCGGCTTCGTTCTGGAGGCGTGAGGCCCTCGAAGAGCCGCCGTGCTACTGGCGCCAAAGAAGAACGGCGAGGAGCTGAGAAAGAGCTTTTCCCTCTGGAGTGGGAGATTCGGTGCCACGTGCACGAAAAAGAGGCCGAAGGACCTCCGGGTCTCGtgaggaggcgggaggcaGCCAGTTCGCTCAGGCTGACTGAAGCGGAAAGAGACAGCCCGGTCAGAGGCGGAGCAAGGAGAGAGTGGAGCGGAGAAGATGGAGACGTGTCGCACTGGAAGAGCGCAGTTTTCTGTGAGgcttttcttccgcgcggtCACCGCGAGTCTGACACGCAGCGCCGTTGCGCGTTCAgtgcttcctcgtcgcggcctgGCTCTGAGCTACAGGAGCTTTTTCAACGCAAGGATGCCCTTTCAGGGCTCTTGTCTTCACTTCCGTTCTCTCCGCGTcccgccccctccgcctTTGTGGCCTCTCCTTCCGTTCCTCTTTCGTCTTTTACTGCTAGTTTTTttcccttcctctcgctctctcgcttgcAGCCGg
The Besnoitia besnoiti strain Bb-Ger1 chromosome VIII, whole genome shotgun sequence genome window above contains:
- a CDS encoding ribosomal protein RPL37 (encoded by transcript BESB_082170), with translation MGKAGKGTGSFGKRHGKTHFLCIRCGRRAYHTQKKTCASCGYPSAKKRTYNWGEKAKRRHTTGTGRCRYLKTLPRRAKNQFREGTQATAVKKRKTQK